The Triticum dicoccoides isolate Atlit2015 ecotype Zavitan chromosome 6A, WEW_v2.0, whole genome shotgun sequence genome has a window encoding:
- the LOC119314675 gene encoding uncharacterized protein LOC119314675 codes for MALCSLAAKTRIPAAAASAARLPSPPHVSPAFGTSALPFSSSSKSARDWYLLQREHYDSVTRELKNYSREVVWTERLAKLLNVVYVLGTPFIVGPLVLKGIAIRRM; via the exons ATGGCGCTATGCAGCCTGGCCGCGAAGACGcggatccccgccgccgccgcttccgctgcccggctcccgtcgccccctcACGTTTCGCCGGCGTTCGGCACTTCGGCCCTTCCTTTCTCCTCCTCCAGTAAG AGCGCTAGAGACTGGTACCTGCTTCAGCGAGAACATTATGACAGTGTGACAAGAGAGTTAAAAAACTACAG CCGTGAGGTTGTGTGGACTGAAAGGCTAGCTAAGCTGCTTAATGTGGTATACGTGCTGGGTACGCCTTTTATCGTTGGCCCTTTGGTCTTAAAAGGGATTGCCATTCGGAGAATGTGA